The DNA region ATCTAAACTCACCACCCAACCAATCATGAGTGAGATTGGAGCCCAAGCAAATAAGACCAGGTAAGGCTCACGCCAAGCGAGCAAGGTACAAGCCAATAGAGATGCCAGAAAAGCAAGCGCAAGAGGCGTTCCAATAATAAAGCCTAAAAGGAAAAGCGCTACAAATAGCCCTAGACCTAGGGCGATACGTGTAGACAAAGAACGACTGAACATTAAGCAAAGTATACCATAGAGAAGTCGTTCATGATACGCTTTTTCTATGCAAACAAGCCCCTATCACCTCCTACCAAAAGTATTAGACATCATCGATTGCCTACAACCGAAACGTATTTTAGATATTGGTTGCGGCGATGGTTTTGTTGGGCTTGCTATCCATCGTTATATCGACCAATCTATCCGATTAGATGGAATTGATAAAACAGCTACGAAGTCACCCTTATTATCAAGCGACTATCAGCTTTTTACAAAAATAGATTTTCGCTCTCTAGAGGCTAAGGATCTCCCGCACTATGATCTCGTTCTCTTGCTTGAGACACTTCAATCAGTCAATAAACGCGAAGGCAAAAAACTCTTAACGCAACTCCTTCAACAAAATAATAGCTTGCTTATTAGTGTTGATCGAAGCCAGTGGGACAAAGGGGATTTTGCTGAGCTGAGTAATGCGTTATTTCTATTTGATAGTGAACGCACCCTCGTTTTTTTAACAAAAGACCCTGAAAAAATAAAACAATTAAGAAAAAATAGAATTACCTCAAAATTATTACGCGGTATTGGTAGTTCAAAAACAGCTACTCGTATTATAAAACGTGTTACCAAAACAAAATCAAAGTAAGATACGAAAAAGCCCCTCTTGAAGTTCAAGAAGGGCTCATTTCAGTTTGCGCTAGAAGCGCTCAAGGACACCGCGCTTGATCAGAGCGCGCCGTTGCGGCAGACACCCGAAGATGTCGTACCCGTGATCGGCGAACCATTGCCAGCGGTGATCGACGCGTAGTCGCTATACCCGGAGGTAGAGGCGACACACGTACCACCGTAGTTATGCGCCATGTGGACGATGTAGACCGTCCCGTTGACGTTGACGCAACTGCGGATCGTCCAAGGAACACCCGTAGGCACTCCAGAGCACGAAACCACGGTATTGCCACCGCTCACAGCACACGAAGAGCCGGGCACCACACTCAGAGTGGTCGCATCGACGACCGTGGGCTGTGCCGTACACGGAACACCGTTGGTGTCGCTGCCCGTGAGGACAAAGACACGCGTGGCATTGCTCGTATTGAGCGTTGCACTGACCGTGGTCGTCCCAGAAGGACAACCCTCGTTCACCACACCGCTGCAGTTGTTGTCGAGCAAGTCACCGCAGACCTCAGTTGCACCGGGATTGACCGATGCATTGGAGGGACTGCAGTCGTTGTTGTTCGACACCTGACCAGACGGACAAACCGCGCCCGAGACGACGTTGACCGCGCCTGCACCGTAACCATCGTTGTCGGTGTCGGCGTAGCAATTGGTCGTCACGCAGCCTTCGTTCACCAGGGCATCGCAGTCGTTGTCGACCTGATCACCGCAGAGCTCAGCCGCGTTGGGGTGGGTGGTCGGCGCTGCATCGTTGCAGTCGCCATTGGCCGACGAGGTACCCGCGGGACACATGGCTGCGCTGTACACGAAGCCCGCTCCCACACCGTAGCCATCTGCGTCAGCGTCCGTGTAGCACGTGACACTCACACAAGACAGGTTCTCGTTGACCATGCCGTCGCAGTCGTTGTCGATCATGTCGCAGACCTCCAACTGGAGGGGGTTCTGTGACGCATTGGCGTCGTTGCAGTCCGAGTTGTTCGTCACGCGACCAGCGGGGCAGGAACCGTAGACCTGGAGGGCCGTACCGGTACCGAAGCCGTCGTTGTCGGCGTCGACGAAGCAACTCGTGATGATGCAGCCATCATCCACGATCGTATTGCAGTTCTGATCGATGGCATCGCCACAGACCTCGACCGCATTGGGGTGGATGGTATTGACGTTGTTGTTGCAGTCACCTGCAACCGTCACCTGTCCTGCGGGGCACGCCAGAGCCGCGAGGCTATTGGGTGCACCGGCGCCATAGCCATCACCATCGGTGTCGGCGTAGCACGTGATCACCTCGCACGAGAGACCGTCGTCGATCGTGAGATCGCAGTCGTCGTCGATGAGATTGCACATCTCAATTGCGCCGGGGTGAATTGTGTCGTCACCGTCGTCGCAGTCGTCGTCGAGACCAACCTGACCATCGGGACAGACCGCGGGAGCCGCAGCCGTACCATTGATCGGGTTTGCCACACCAGCGCCGTGACCATCACCGTCCGCGTCGACGTAGCAGAACACCATATTGCAGGTGAGTCCGTCGTCGGCCACGAGCGTGCAGTCGTCGTCGATCGTATTGCAGATCTCTATGGCACCGGGGAAGACCGCAGAAGAAGCGTCGTTGCAGTCACCGAAGATCGCCGAAGTACCCGAGGGGCACTGCGTCGTATTCGGCATGACCATACCGACACCGCTACCGAAGCCGTCCATGTCACCATCCGTGTAGCAGGTCGTCGCCATGCAAACGAGCATGTCGTCGATCGTACCGTCACAGTTGTCGTCGAAGCCGTTGCAGATCTCGGTGGCACCGGGATGGATCTGGTCGTTCGCGTCGTTGCACTCACCGCCGAGCTTTACCTCGCCAGCAAGACACGTCGTACCGATACGAACCACGCCCACACCCGTACCGAACCCGTCACCATCGGCGTCAGGGAAGCAGCGGACAGACTCGCAGGTGTTGCCACCATCGATCATTCCGTCGCAGTTGTCGTCGATGAGGTTGCAGATCTCGGTGGCACCAGGGTGCACAGCGGGATCGTTGGGAGCGCAGTCGTTGGGGACCGCGGACTCACCAGCGTTACAGCTGGTACCAAGGCGGGTCACGGGCAAGCCGTAACCGAAGCCATCGTCGTCGACATCCTCGTAGCAGTCGATCGACTCGCAGCTCAGACCTTCGTTGATCTGACCGTCGCAGTCGTTGTCGATGCCCGTGGGCAAGTCACAGATCTCGGGGGCACCCGGAAAGGTGCTCGAGACCGTATCATCGCAGTCGCCAGGGACCGTCGCCATACCAGCGCCGCAAGCGGCACCGTTATTGGCGAGGACACCGTCACCCGTTCCGAACCCGTCACCATCCGCATCGACGTAGCACGTCTGCTGAGAGCAGATGAGCGCGCCGCTTGGGGTGCTGTCGGGCGTACCGTCGCAGTCGTCGTCGAGACCGTTGCAGGTCTCGGCTTGCGGGGCCAGCGGGGTCGCGTTGCAGAACAACGTGGCCGTAGGCTTGTCGCAAGTGAAGGTGCCCGCTTGGGTACATTCACCGACTCCGTTGGTACAGGGCTCACCCATCACGCCGACGTTCGAGACGACACACCCAAGGGGGATGTCGGTTTGCACGCAGATCGTGTAGACACCCGGCGACAGCTGATACTGCCAGCCAAGGGGGCCACCGGGGCCACCGATCGTGCAGAAGCGACCATCGGTGGAGTTCACGCCGCCATCGGGATTCGACGGGACGGGAGCCACGCAGGTGCACTCGGTCCACGTGTTGTTGGCCGGGTCGCAGTACTGCGTCGCCTGGGGGCTGTAGCCCGGAGGGCAAGTGTTGGGGCAATAGTTGATGTCGCCCGGCTGATTGCCGGTCGAATCACAGGTGCCGGTGAGGGCAGCATGCGAATCCGAGGCATCGAACGGGCTGGCACAGCCAGCCTGAACGAGGACGAGCCCCAAGGTTGCCATCATGGCGACCTTGAGAAGGTTGAAATTTCTCATTTTCTCTCCTTGCGTATTTGATTACCCGGCACGCATCCGGGGTAGATAACTGATTGTAGGGTCCAATTAATGCAGCCGGGTTCTTATCCCAGAGATACATCAAGCTCAGCTTAACTATCATATTTATAAATAAATGTCAATCGTCTATAGGACAAAAATATCCTTATTCATATAATTCTGACTCTTTGAAAGACGTATTTGTAAAATAATGGCTAATATTAGCGCTATTTACTATTTAATGTAGAAAAATCCTGGGATAATAGTTTTTCTATTCTGCTATCTTTTCGGTATCATTACTGCCTGTGACCAAACTAACTCAAAAACGGTTCTCATCATTTGTGTAAGAGCTGGCGAATAAATAACGAGCACAGCGGGTTCTTTACCATGGGTAAAAAGATACGATTTTTGACCTGTGATCGCGAGTCCACCAGAAAAAGGAGCCTGATCAACATAACAAGCTCTTACATCGAATCTATTTGCATCAAAACTCGGTAAAGCACTCCCTCTTGGTGTCACAAGAACCGTACGACCATGTTGTAGACGCATTTGTCGATCGCGTTTATCACTCGCGGCTTCGATAATTCGATGAAAATACTCATCAATAACAAACCATTCCAAAAGCGCATCTTGGCTCATGGCGATCTCATCACGTAAACGCAAGATCTCGCTCATACCTTCGAAATACTGCACATGCGGCTTACCTTGACCGTCTTGAAAAGCAGCGAGCAATTCTTTCATCGAATCATTAAGGCGTTGCATGCGATATCGCATTGTCTCTAAATCTCCTGCGAGATTTTCTCTTAATCGTTCTGGAGAACGTGCGGTAAATACCGCTCTCCCTGCTTGCTCGCCTTCGATGACAAGACCTTTTTCTATCAATGACTCTAAGGCTGGATAGGTAGCCGTGCGATTTACGTGACTTTTTTCTGCGATCTCTTGCACGGAACTTGTACCGAGTATTAACAACGTTAAATAAATATCACTTTCGCGCTGTGTAAAGCCGCAATCTTTGAGCAGCGGTCGAATATGATCAAACATAAATTACCAATTGGTCAGTAGTGGCAAAATAATCTCAGCTGTTTTCTTCCATGAAAACTGTTCTTCGCGCCTTTTTCCTTTCTCGCTTAATTGCTGACGTAACTCGGTAGAGCGTAATTGGTTCATTTGTTCTGCCAGTTGTTGTGCAAAAGCCGGATTAAAAAACAAAGCATTGCCCTCCCCTGCAATCTCTGGCATTGAACTTGTACTTGCAGCGATTACTGGTGTACCGCACTTCATAGCTTCAAGCACCGGTATACCAAATCCTTCATACCATGAAGGCTGAGCATAATATTCTGCAGCAGATAAAAGCGCCCCTTTATCACTCTCTGCGAGATAACCGGTAAATAGAATATCGTCCACAAGACCGAGCTCTTGAATACGCTCACGCAAACGTTCAATACCAAATCCTTCACGACCCGCAAGAACAAGTTTTAAATCACGGTCATGTGTTTGTTGATAGTACAACGACAAAGCCTCAATCAATACACGAACATTTTTCTTTTCTTCGATGCGACCAATAAAAAGAACAAAACGTTGTGGTAATCCCATCTTTTGACGCAATAGATCTATCTGATCACTATTTGCTTCTTGCAAGGATTCTGAAACCGCGAGAGGCGCTACTGTTATTTGTTCGGATTTCGCTCCGTAAAAATTAATGATTTCTTGTTTTGAAAATTCTGACACCGTTACAATTCGAGGACAACGACGCACAATATCACGCGTGGTCCACTCATGATAAAGACGTTGTTTTAACGGATAGAGTTCTGGATGACGTCGAAAACCAACATCATGAATTGTGACGACATTTTTCTTTGGCGCGATAAGTGGCAATACATGCGCTGGTACAAATAAAACATCGGTAGGATTGCGCCACATCTCCCAAGACAAACGTAATTGCGTCCAAAGATACTTTGGTGGCCATAATAATCGCACTTCACTCCAATGTTTTGGCAAAGTGGCCAGAGCACCCGTCAATGAATCATTTGTTAACAGCGACCAAGAATCATTACTACTTGCTGTTAGCTTTTTTAATTCTTCGATCACATTTAACGCATACCACTCTACGCCGGTTTTTTGTACACGATTTGCGCGTGACGCTTCGATGCCGATTTTCATAACCGTAGGATAGCAAAATCTCTTCGGTTAGGAAGAGAAGACGCTACGTTTATAGAGATCGAGATTTTCGAGTGCGATGCCTGTGCCTTTTGCCACGCATTGCTGTGGGTTATCAGCCATAAAGGCAGGAACGCCGGTTGCTTCTGAAAAAAGACGATCTAAATTTCGTAATTGTGACGAACCTCCAGAGAGGACCATACCCTTTTGCATCACATCTGCCGAAAGCTCAGGAGGCGTGTTGCGTAAAACGTCTTTGATGGCATCAACGATTCCAGCGAGCTCATGTTGAATCGCGTCCGTTACATCATCAGAGGTCACGGTGATGACACGCGGCAAACCATTGATCATATCGCGACCCTTTACTTCGAGCTCTAGTTTTTCTTCGAGATAGAGTGCTGAACCGATACGGATTTTAATTTCTTCTGATGTACGCTCACCAATAGCGAGACCGTATTTACGACGAACATGTTCTTGAATAGCACCATCCAATTTATTGCCACCAATACGAACAGAAGAAGAAGCCACAATGCCACCCAAAGAAATAACAGCGATCTCAGAAGTGCCGCCGCCGATATCAATAATCATGTGTCCAGATGCTGAGCCAATTGGAATATCAGCACCAATAGCAGCAACAACAGGTTCTTTGATAATGTAAGCCGCTCTAGCACCAGCACTAATCGTGGCATCGATAACCGCACGACGTTCGGTAGAAGTGATACCACCCGGAACAGCAACCATTACCTCTGGACGAAACAAACGCACGCCTCCGAGCGCCTTATTAATAAAGTAACGTAGCATCGCCTCCGTGGTGCGGTAGTCAGCGATAACACCGTCTTTAAGTGGACGTTTTGCCACGATGGTGTCTGGAGTACGGCCAATCATGTCTTTTGCTTCTTTGCCTACGGCGAGTACTTTTTTATCTGCTAACGAAATCGCAACAACTGAAGGTTCGTTAATAATGATCCCTTTTTTTGGGATGTAGACGAGTACGGTCGTGGTGCCTAGATCGATACCAATTTTTTTTCCGAACATAGCTAGAAGGTAATATGAAAATCACGAGTCAGATCCCAAAACTTGGTATAACGGTAGTAGAGATCTCCCCACTCCACGCGGTCTTCAGGAGGAACCGCGTCTTTAATGTTCTTACCGAATGAGAGATCTAGCGTCAATTCACGCTTAGCTCCTGGTTGTTTTTGGGCCAAAAGCACATATTCACCCTTTTGTACCTGAGACAAGATACGTGGCGGTAATTTATAGGTAAATGAGATTGTATTACGAGATGCGAGATCAACGGACCAGTGACAGCCAAAAACCTGCTTACCTAATTCTTTATACACATCCGGTCGACAGCCGGTTGCGGTAATAAATTCTGAACCCTCAGGCACATAGACCCTGGTATAACTACGATACCTTGTATAACGCCAATCCGCGGTTTGTGCATTATTTCGATATTGAAGTTTTGTTGTTGCTATAAGATCACCGTTAGCATCTTCGTTAATACTATAGAGCACTTCTTTATCAACAACACCATCCGTTTTTTGCGCATTAATATTTGCATCAACAACCCAGAGATAGTCGTTATCTGTTGCAAGCGTTCTCCCCGCCCAGCCACGTCGATCAAGCACCTCTTGTGTGGACTTATCTTTTACAGCAACGATCATATCTCCCTGATTAAGCGACTGAGTCACCACAGTTAACAGTGTAGGCCAAGAAGATGCCGGCAAGGTCATAAGACGCTGAATAAGCGCATCCCCTACTTGTTTTACGATCTCTTTGCGTTGTGCGACGGGCTTACCTTCAAATAAAAAGCCTTGGTCAACATCAAATTGCAACTTATCAAAAAAGTTTGCCTCATCAAATACACGACCCTCAACGGTGATAGGACCCGTTAAACGCAAGAAGCCCTTAAAAATTTCTGGTGTTAAGAAAATAACACCGTCAACATGAACATTTTTATTTCGACCTAAGGCATTTTCGCGAACATAAAAGTCCATAATTGTTGCCGCAGAAGAAGGCGCATCAGGGGACCAGTTTGCATCACGTAGATAGAAAACTTTGTTTAAAAATTGTCCTGCTAGACCGATTGGTTGTGGCTCGTTCCATTTGCCATCAACAGATTGATCGAGAGCGTACACATCCTCGAATTCAAAAGATTCAAGATGACCCGCATCAACCGTAACAACGCCAATATTTCCGATAAAGCCACCTGTTGGACGTAACTCGTCACTATTTTGCAATAAAACTAGATAGGTTTTTTGTTCTGGAACGCCGGATAGCGGTACGAGCCACTCAAGAACATCAACAGCATTTTTTAATGCTGTATCAGCTTCGGCCAGCCGATTTGCATAAGGAGCGATGACTTCTCGCACTGGTAATAACAATTCTTCTTGTGGGATTTGTGACCATGTATTTGAAGCAATAGCAATACGTTCTCGCGCTAAACGTAATTTTGGCAATAACTCGTAGAGCTTTGCCATAATCGCCTTTCGCTCATCACTTGTAAGATCTTGATACGAACGATTACTACCAATCACTTGCCCAGGGAGCGCGGCTTCGTTTAATGCCTCATTTATCTCTCGAGCCACTTGAACAAGTTCGCGTGCTCCGGCGATAGCGGATCCGCCTACACGACTAACAGACTCAAGCGACTGAATACGAGTACCGATCCAAGGTGCATAGCGCCAAGCGCCAAAGGCCTTAAAACCTTTTTGCACATCCGCCAAACCAGCTTCGGCAATAAGAAGATCTTCGTCAGCACCGGCAAAATCAAGACTCGCGACGCGCTCTGGTAAACGCTTTAGTGCACTCCTAGCCGTAAGCGCACCAGTACTAGCAAGTGCCGAACCATAAAGAACAGGTAAAATAAACACCACAACAAGAAGCGTTACGAAAAGTGCAACGGGCCATCCCATGCCTTTAAGCCATGACGGCCACTTTGTCGGTTTTTTATTTAACGAAGCATCTGTATGCGATGTTACTTCGTGTAGTAGATTTGGAGACTCATGCGACATATCCCCTATGATACACGGGGATGCCGTTTGCCGCGATGTTTTGCAAAATAATAGAGAGCGCTTTTGATATGCTCACGCGCAATGCGATTTGTAATAATGTCTAATGGCGTACGCAAACGACTCTCGCGTTTATGATAATGAACGATTCTTGCATGCGGGTAATAGGTAACCTTGTGACCCGCCTCCCAAGCTCGGCGGCACAAGTCGGTGTCTTCAAAGTACATAAAGAATCTGTCATCAAAACCCTTTAGAGCCTCGAGAATCGGCCGACGGATGAGCATGGCGGAACCCATAATCCAATCAACATCTTGTATTTGCTCGCGATTCATCGTTTTTAAAAGATAACGATCAAGGGTTCGCTTTGCCCATGGTAATGCCCCTAAAATGGTACGACGATACACGGGCACCATAATAGAAGGAAATGCATAACAGTTATCCTGATCTGATCCGTCTGGGTTTGTTGTTCGTGGACCTGAGATGGCAACTTCTTCGGATTCATCCATCCACTGGACCCAACGCTCTAACTCCCCAGAGAAAAGAAGGACATCTGGATTTACTAAGGCAATATACTGACCCGTCGCTTGCTCTAATGCAAGGTTATTACCTCGACCAAAACCTACATTGCCACCAGCGGATAGATACGTCACCCATGGGTACTTTGTTTCGATCATCTCCTGAAGGCCATCGCCACCGTCACAATCAACGACAATATACTCATAATCAAAAGCAAGCGCTGCATCTTGAACGCTTTGCAATAAATGTCTAATGAGATGTGCCGAACGATAGTTTACCGTGACAAAACTCACCTTTGGTCGAGTGATCGACATGCCGCACATGTATCAGATTTTGTCCGCTCCGACAAGGGGCGTGAACCATGATCGACGTTTTGAAGCGCCGATACTTTGTGCGCGAAAACGGTAATGCCAGCGGTATGCGACGAAACGCTGTTTCCAATAATCCAACGTTTGAGGCCACTGCTTGGGGCTGACAATGAAGAGCAGCCACCCATAAAGCATACGGATAAACAACCAAGGAAAATGTCTTAACCGCCACCAACCATTATCCATAGCGGATTCTGCAATACGAAAACAGCGATACATCTCGAGAGAGGATTTGCCACGATCAAGTGATAAGCTAGCAGGCCACCAAATAGCCGCATCGTCTAAACGTTCTGAAAGTGTGCCGGTAGCTGTTAATACAGCTAATAGATGTTCGGGCGAACATGGCAAAATCGAACGCTCGTCTAGCCACTCTGCCATCTCTGGCGTTGAGAGCTCTGCGGCACGCACGATAAAAGCGTGAGGCGCTGGAGCAAACCACACCATCGGCGAAACAAGCTCCTTACGATCACGACCCTGAAGCAAATGAATAGGACGACGAAAACGATTGAGCGCTTGTCCTGCTGAAAGAATCGTCGGAGAAAAAGTATAAACGCGACGTTCGTCACTATCTTGCTCTTGCGAAGCAGCGCAGACCGTGGCACCAAGCATCCCAATCTCTGGCTCGCGATCAAGTTTTTCAAGAAAGCGTTTGAGCGCCTCTTGCCCAAATAAGACACCAGGACGAACAAAAACGAGATACCGCTTTGATAAGTCTTGACCTTCCCATCGGCTGAGCGCAAAACGAATAGCGCGTTTCCAACAAAGTGAGAGCTCTTGTCTTTTTGCTTGTCGCAAAACAACAGTTTTTACATCTTCTTCGAGCGCCTCAGATCTATCTGGGGTGTTTTGCACAACAAGTGACTGCCATTCTTCTGTTGTTTGACCTTCTAATGTTGATCTCGTTTCTTGCCAAAGCGTTTCATCTCCATCCAAAACGGCAACGGTCATTAGTCGTGTAGCTGACTGCATATCATGATCGTTGTTTTGTCTCTTTTCGTTTTAATGTGACATTAAAACCTAGAGGCTTATTAAGCATCATACGTGTTTGTGCATCGATTGCAGGGATGGATCCAAAGAGAATCAAGGTCACTGGAGCCAATAACCACTGTAAAACGATCGTAAGATAAGCAAATGGCCTTGGATAGCGGTGTGGTATAGGCGGTAATAATGTTAAGGCAAGACCCGCTGAAACAAACATACCGAGCAACGAAAGTCGCATCAGCCATTGCAAGGTAAAAGGCGTATTTTGAAAGATGGCATACGAACGAAATGCTTCTGGCGCCACGAAAAATGGTAAGAACCCTAAAACCGTAATAAGCAAAGGCGCCGTCGCCCAGGTTAAAGTTCCTTCAAATTGCTTAAAAATCCATACCGTCTTTTCCCATCGAGGCATTTCTTTATCTTTAGAAAATTTCTCGATCATATAAGGAAAATTTTCTACTCCCCAAGCCCAACGTCTCAGTTGTTTATAGAGAGCTGGTAAGGCCTGAAAGTATTTGCCTGTCATTACCGTGTCCATCGATACAGGGAGATGAATGGGAATAACGTGATAATCACCATGATAACGAACAAGACCCTGTAAGAAAATACGAGAGTCTTCTGAAACAATGTCTTTTTGCCAATACCCTACATCCATAAGCATGCGCAAAGACATTGAGTGAGATGAAAACGTCATCATTCCTTCTGGACGAGCGAGTTCCGTCATTAACCAAAACGTTGTACCAAACATTGCTACGCGTACAGCCGCTGGAGACTCCCAAAGATTATTATTATAAAGCGCTACCGGCTGATACGAGCAACGCGTTGGTACAGGGGCGTTTAAATACTCCCAAGAAACACTCGAAAAGTATTGAGGGTGAACAATAGTATCGATATCAAACGAAGAAACCACCGTCCAATCAGGATCAATACCCGCTGCCAATAATGTGGGCTCTATAACTTTTGCTGCAAAATTTAAATTTGAACCTTTACCAGGAATCTCATCAGGTAAGCCTGCGGGGTGTACCGTAGAATAAAGCCCAGCAAAAACCCCTTGAAACTCAGGAAAGACTGTATCTACGATTGTACGAAAATTTGCCTCATCTCTCCCCTCGCCAGCGATCACGATAAACATCCGTTCTGACGGATAAGTTGTTTTAGATAATGAGTGCAACGTTTCACGAATAACTTCTAAAGGCTCTTTGTACGTTGGTAAAAAAATCACGTGCCGCAACTTATCGTAATGCGGCAATAGTCGCGCTTCTGACTCCCAATCTCTTTTGATTGCCTTGCGATAGCGCCACCAAGAGAGAATAAGAAACGGCGCAAAGTAGGTAATACGTAATAACCAATACAAATCAAAAACAATGATAAAATACACCATCCAAAGTGGACGAATGAAGGAAAATAACGTTGCTAAAAGCAAAACGGTCCAGGTTGTCGCGCCGGGTAAAATTTCAAAAAAACGTTTTTGAGAAAATTTCATGCTTTTGGAAGCGTAATATTGGGCTCTGCGTCGTAAACCGGGGCTAGATATTCTGTAGCGCTATAGGAATTTGTATCAAGCTGATCTTGAGCAACTTTGACTGTTTCTTGATCACCAAGATAATGCAATCCTACTAACGGTATAGACTTTAGTCTAGCAATAAGATTTGCGTCGAGCACACCCGTGCGAATGGCCGAAAAAGATCCTGGACCCGATATACAAAAAATACCTTCTAAATCACCCATATTTTTTGCCACCGCAGGAAGCAGCTTTTGACCACGGCCCTCAATTATTTTTAACCGAGGTTCTCCGTTCTTTTTCAGCAACGCATAACGAATAACACCGGATTCATGCGTATCGATATAGAGCCATGACATAGCTACACTTCTGTTCGTTCGTGCAACTTACTCACAATAACCGTTTGAGGAGACTCTAAGATCGCGTATAAAAACGATCGGTCATGTCTTTGCGATAGCGATATTCTTCATTCGTCATCACGGTAAAGTTAATCTCAAACCCTAGCTGCTTTTCTGCATCGACAACAAGAGCTTTAAGCTTTGTCATTGGTAGACGATCTGCTACCACAAAAAGATCCACAGGAGCTGACCCCTGCTTACCTAAAAAGGCACCGTGCAAAGACAGATGACGTATGTCACCTAACTCAAGGATAGACTTATCGAGTCTACCACCCATCATTACCTGTGCTCGCAAGATTAATGCTGTGAGCTCATCAAGAAGAGTAAAATTTGGATTCACACGATAATACTTCTTTTTTGTTGCGGATACTTTTTTGCCTTTTACGGGTTTTTCTTCATCAATAATCTCTTCGATAAGCCCAATATCCACAAGATTCTTGATTTCGCGACGTACGGCGTTAATTTGAGTACTGATGCGACGGGTTAATTCACGTACAAAAATAGCTTCGTCCGGGTTTCGCAAGAAGAGGCTGAGGAGCTTTACGCGGGTACGAGAACCAAAAAGGTGTTCAAGCATACAATTAGTATAAGATTGCCCTACTTGTGGCGCCTTGACAAGTTTGTGCAATTATCCCTGTTTTCACTCGACGCATTGCCCAGTCCACCCTATACTCTATCTATTCTATGGAGCAGACTATCAGATTGGCAGAAATCGAAGTAAGCCGTGATATTGAGCAAGAACGCATTGTTGGGCTTTTTCGTTATCAAGATGAAAAACTTGGCACCAAGAGTCCTCAATTGTTGCTCATGGCGGACATCGCATCTTCGCTTTATGTCTATGAACAACTATTGGACACATTAAATGATGCCGCCGAACGTGTTTATCGCCAGCTCTCGTCTACAAACACTGAACCGATGTCACGATTTGAAAAAATCGTAAAAAGACTGAATGACGCCGTGAGTCAATTTGTGGCATCAGAACCATCAGAAATGAATTGGGGTCGAGTAAGTCTTTATGTCTTTGAAATTCATGACAAATCATTGTGCGTAAGTGGTATCGGTCACCTTAGT from Candidatus Nomurabacteria bacterium includes:
- a CDS encoding glycosyltransferase family 4 protein, with protein sequence MKIGIEASRANRVQKTGVEWYALNVIEELKKLTASSNDSWSLLTNDSLTGALATLPKHWSEVRLLWPPKYLWTQLRLSWEMWRNPTDVLFVPAHVLPLIAPKKNVVTIHDVGFRRHPELYPLKQRLYHEWTTRDIVRRCPRIVTVSEFSKQEIINFYGAKSEQITVAPLAVSESLQEANSDQIDLLRQKMGLPQRFVLFIGRIEEKKNVRVLIEALSLYYQQTHDRDLKLVLAGREGFGIERLRERIQELGLVDDILFTGYLAESDKGALLSAAEYYAQPSWYEGFGIPVLEAMKCGTPVIAASTSSMPEIAGEGNALFFNPAFAQQLAEQMNQLRSTELRQQLSEKGKRREEQFSWKKTAEIILPLLTNW
- a CDS encoding rod shape-determining protein, whose protein sequence is MFGKKIGIDLGTTTVLVYIPKKGIIINEPSVVAISLADKKVLAVGKEAKDMIGRTPDTIVAKRPLKDGVIADYRTTEAMLRYFINKALGGVRLFRPEVMVAVPGGITSTERRAVIDATISAGARAAYIIKEPVVAAIGADIPIGSASGHMIIDIGGGTSEIAVISLGGIVASSSVRIGGNKLDGAIQEHVRRKYGLAIGERTSEEIKIRIGSALYLEEKLELEVKGRDMINGLPRVITVTSDDVTDAIQHELAGIVDAIKDVLRNTPPELSADVMQKGMVLSGGSSQLRNLDRLFSEATGVPAFMADNPQQCVAKGTGIALENLDLYKRSVFSS
- a CDS encoding putative metal-binding motif-containing protein, yielding MRNFNLLKVAMMATLGLVLVQAGCASPFDASDSHAALTGTCDSTGNQPGDINYCPNTCPPGYSPQATQYCDPANNTWTECTCVAPVPSNPDGGVNSTDGRFCTIGGPGGPLGWQYQLSPGVYTICVQTDIPLGCVVSNVGVMGEPCTNGVGECTQAGTFTCDKPTATLFCNATPLAPQAETCNGLDDDCDGTPDSTPSGALICSQQTCYVDADGDGFGTGDGVLANNGAACGAGMATVPGDCDDTVSSTFPGAPEICDLPTGIDNDCDGQINEGLSCESIDCYEDVDDDGFGYGLPVTRLGTSCNAGESAVPNDCAPNDPAVHPGATEICNLIDDNCDGMIDGGNTCESVRCFPDADGDGFGTGVGVVRIGTTCLAGEVKLGGECNDANDQIHPGATEICNGFDDNCDGTIDDMLVCMATTCYTDGDMDGFGSGVGMVMPNTTQCPSGTSAIFGDCNDASSAVFPGAIEICNTIDDDCTLVADDGLTCNMVFCYVDADGDGHGAGVANPINGTAAAPAVCPDGQVGLDDDCDDGDDTIHPGAIEMCNLIDDDCDLTIDDGLSCEVITCYADTDGDGYGAGAPNSLAALACPAGQVTVAGDCNNNVNTIHPNAVEVCGDAIDQNCNTIVDDGCIITSCFVDADNDGFGTGTALQVYGSCPAGRVTNNSDCNDANASQNPLQLEVCDMIDNDCDGMVNENLSCVSVTCYTDADADGYGVGAGFVYSAAMCPAGTSSANGDCNDAAPTTHPNAAELCGDQVDNDCDALVNEGCVTTNCYADTDNDGYGAGAVNVVSGAVCPSGQVSNNNDCSPSNASVNPGATEVCGDLLDNNCSGVVNEGCPSGTTTVSATLNTSNATRVFVLTGSDTNGVPCTAQPTVVDATTLSVVPGSSCAVSGGNTVVSCSGVPTGVPWTIRSCVNVNGTVYIVHMAHNYGGTCVASTSGYSDYASITAGNGSPITGTTSSGVCRNGAL